One window of Agromyces rhizosphaerae genomic DNA carries:
- a CDS encoding ATPase — translation MKNILWFTVGVAAGFVAAHQVNKTQQGQQFFATVDARAKEFGKAVADGYHAREAELRAMVDDVMSTAKDAAAEAAEEVADAAEDVVEAAEDAAEDAKS, via the coding sequence ATGAAGAACATCCTCTGGTTCACCGTCGGCGTCGCGGCCGGGTTCGTCGCCGCGCACCAGGTCAACAAGACCCAGCAGGGCCAGCAGTTCTTCGCGACCGTGGATGCACGGGCGAAGGAGTTCGGCAAGGCCGTGGCCGACGGCTACCACGCTCGCGAGGCCGAGCTGCGCGCGATGGTGGACGACGTCATGTCGACCGCCAAGGACGCCGCGGCCGAGGCCGCCGAGGAGGTCGCGGACGCGGCCGAGGATGTCGTCGAGGCCGCCGAGGACGCCGCC